The following coding sequences are from one Panicum hallii strain FIL2 chromosome 5, PHallii_v3.1, whole genome shotgun sequence window:
- the LOC112893010 gene encoding calreticulin-3-like: MGPSRGGGLRGRLLVLSSLLLLASGEVFFEERFEDGWESRWVESDWKRSEGKAGRFKHTAGRYSGDPDDKGIQTTMDARHFAISAKFPQFSNKNRTLVVQYSIKFEQDIECGGGYIKLMSGYVNQKKFSGDTPYSLMFGPDICGTETKKLHLILSYQGQNYPIKKDLECETDKLTHMYTFILRPDASYSLLVDNRERESGSMYTDWDILPPRKIKDVHAKRPKDWDDREYIDDPDDVKPEGYDSIPKQIPDPKDKKPDTWDDDDDGIWRPRMVSNPAYKGPWKRKRIKNPNYKGKWKTPWIDNPEFEDDPDLYVLKPLKYVGIEVWQVKAGSVFDNILICDDPEYARKVVEETVGANREAEKEAFEEAEKERKAREDREAQQGKDEGGRRRRDKKDRYKRRYRDHWDDYHDEL; encoded by the exons ATGGGTCctagccgcggcggcggcctgcgcgGCCGCCTCCTCGTCCTCTCGTCGCTGCTCCTCCTCGCGTCCGGCGAGGTCTTCTTCGAGGAGCGCTTCGAAG ATGGCTGGGAGTCCCGGTGGGTGGAATCTGATTGGAAAAGGAGTGAAGGGAAAGCTGGAAGGTTCAAGCACACGGCCGGAAGATACTCTGGAGATCCTGATGACAAAG GAATACAAACAACAATGGATGCTAGGCATTTTGCTATCTCAGCCAAGTTCCCACAATTCAGTAACAAGAACAGGACACTGGTGGTCCAGTACTCCATTAAGTTTGAGCAGGATATCGAGTGTGGTGGTGGATATATTAAGCTTATGTCCGGCTATGTCAACCAGAAAAAATTTAGCGGGGACACTCCATACAG CTTGATGTTTGGGCCAGATATATGTGGTACTGAAACAAAGAAGCTCCATCTTATACTTTCTTACCAAGGGCAGAATTACCCAATCAAGAAAGATCTAGAATGTGAGACGGACAAGTTAACACATATGTATACTTTCATTCTTAGGCCTGACGCATCTTATAGCCTACTTGTTGATAACCGTGAAAGAGAATCTGGGAGCATGTACACTGACTGGGACATCCTCCCTCCTCGTAAAATCAAGGATGTTCATGCCAAAAGG CCTAAGGATTGGGATGACAGAGAATATATTGATGATCCTGATGATGTTAAGCCAGAG GGCTATGATTCTATCCCAAAACAGATTCCTGATCCAAAGGACAAAAAG CCTGACACATgggatgacgatgatgatggcATATGGAGGCCCAGAATGGTATCAAATCCAGCATACAAGGGACCATGGAAACGCAAG AGAATTAAGAATCCTAACTACAAGGGTAAATGGAAGACCCCATGGATTGATAATCCAG AGTTTGAGGATGATCCAGATCTTTATGTGCTGAAAcctttgaagtatgttggaatTGAAGTTTGGCAG GTAAAAGCTGGTTCAGTTTTTGACAACATTCTGATTTGCGATGACCCTGAATATGCAAGAAAGGTTGTTGAGGAAACTGTGGGTGCGAATAGGGAG GCTGAAAAGGAGGCTTTTGAAGAAGCTGAAAAGGAGAGGAAAGCTAGAGAAGATAGG GAAGCTCAACAAGGAAAGGATGAAGGAGGCCGGCGCCGAAGAGACAAGAAGGACAGATACAAAAGA CGTTACAGGGATCACTGGGATGACTACCAT GATGAGCTGTGA
- the LOC112893011 gene encoding uncharacterized protein LOC112893011, whose amino-acid sequence MEFKKPLLRDHQAQEGATTAAPLAGKLHGSDPGATASSSGAKKLEDLQLAALNAEASPSAAVKKPKNLEAAVFTGEASTSGVKKSYPDCNKSDDNKIHRDGKKTGNKLDDKKGEISEAAATVRQQIGNNLSIRDKNTGASDVKKPEEALVPLGNQELAEQAGAFAKSAAGSSMAAAADAFCRAAGHFAGGMDRKKRATETELSKSAMALFSVAQSAPSSEVGLAAVATELTYHAQMALLSVSDSEPRRWWRRASSISVQEAVTRPSFKQRLRAAISAPEPLLPIHAEDEKKRIDKRAVLYGLALGAPVAILTSAAGLDTFHGAWAWVAGASVSVWIFAATGMVLNQYAVLDSERLAAWHLGRLGVLGAVVLFCFFAYRAFFPSALWALWILLGIAAVANGLLWICSCIRGDDVSGSDRDAAGMSGQDLPL is encoded by the exons ATGGAGTTCAAGAAGCCTCTGCTCCGGGATCACCAAGCGCAAGAGGGAGCCACCACGGCCGCCCCCCTTGCCGGCAAGCTGCACGGCAGCGACCCGGGCGCTACGGCGAGCTCTTCCGGTGCGAAGAAACTTGAGGATCTGCAGCTGGCGGCGCTCAACGCCGAGGCCAGCCCTTCTGCTGCTGTGAAGAAACCGAAGAACCTGGAGGCGGCGGTGTTCACTGGCGAGGCGAGCACTTCCGGTGTGAAGAAATCCTATCCTGACTGCAACAAATCCGACGACAACAAGATCCATCGCGACGGCAAGAAGACCGGCAACAAACTCGACGACAAGAAGGGCGAGAtatcggaggcggcggcgacggtcCGGCAACAAATAGGAAATAATCTGAGTATCAGAGACAAGAACACCGGTGCTTCTGATGTCAAGAAACCGGAGGAAGCGCTGGTTCCGCTGGGAAACCAAGAACTGGCAGAGCAGGCTGGGGCATTTGCCAAATCCGCGGCCGGCTCTTCGATGGCCGCCGCAGCCGACGCCTTCTGCCGCGCTGCGGGACACTTCGCTGGCGGAATGGACAGAAAGAAGAGAGCAACAGAGACGGAGTTGAGCAAATCCGCGATGGCTTTGTTTTCGGTTGCTCAGAGTGCGCCTTCTTCGGAGGTCGGCCTCGCTGCTGTCGCCACAGAACTGACATACCATGCTCAGATGGCGCTGCTCTCCGTCTCTGACAGCGAACCCCGCCGCTGGTGGCGGCGAGCGTCGTCCATCTCTGTCCAGGAGGCTGTGACGCGACCGTCATTCAAGCAGCGCCTCCGGGCGGCTATCTCGGCCCCGGAGCCCTTGCTACCGATCCATGCTGAGGACGAG AAGAAACGGATTGATAAGCGCGCTGTGCTCTACGGGCTGGCGCTCGGCGCGCCTGTCGCCATTCTCACCTCGGCGGCGGGTTTGGACACCTTCCATGGTGCTTGGGCCTGGGTTGCCGGCGCAAGCGTAAGCGTGTGGATCTTTGCAGCCACCGGCATGGTCCTCAACCAGTACGCTGTGTTGGACAGTGAGCGGCTGGCCGCCTGGCATCTAGGCCGGCTAGGTGTGCTGGGCGCTGTGGTGCTTTTCTGCTTCTTCGCGTACCGCGCCTTTTTCCCTTCGGCCTTGTGGGCGTTGTGGATTCTCCTCGGCATCGCTGCTGTCGCCAACGGTTTGCTATGGATCTGT AGCTGCATCCGAGGAGATGATGTCTCAGGGAGTGACAGAGATGCGGCGGGGATGTCCGGCCAAGACTTGCCACTCTGA